GCGCACACTTCAGGATGATGTGTTACTTCtgacagtaattaaaaaaaaaaacacaaaactttagAAAGACTGAgctagtttaaaataaatgataggTCTATgctactgtaaaaaaaaaatctttgttttggtATCTAAAGATGTACTTCAATTACATCTTAATTACATGGAAAATCCTCATGTAATTGCTCAGAGCTATTATTACTTAGCTAAGGATGGTACTTAATTACTCCAATTAATATTTAGGGGGGCATGGTATAAATGACTCAATGTATACTGAAATAcagatgcaatttaaaaatcccCAGTACCTAGAAATACAGTTGCAGATCCAATCATCAATTAAATTTCAAACTTTAACTTCAGATTAATCAACTTCTGAGAATTTTAACAGTGAAATCCTACCACTGTCATGAGAGAATAGGATCCCAAGCTATTAACCAGGATTTATGCCCCCATGTGGTTATTACTACACATCTTTAAGATGAGAAAAGTCCTGGGCAATCTGGACAGAGACTCTGTCCCTGCAGTGTCTTGCATTCACTTAATTCTGTGCATAAGAAGACtgtttgaaataaatagaaCTGTTTGCATGTTCAAATTTaacttcttaaaattatttgcagacCCAGAATCTATCAGATACAAGGGGCTTGGGAATATATACCATGCAAAAATATTGTGAGTATTCTTGAAAAACACACCATTATGCGGTACTCTTTTGGTATTTAATATAGAATGCTGCAATTCTCAGCCTATTTACATTGGTataacatcaaaaataaagtAGGTTTGATGAGTTGATGGtaagaccctggtaattacaggcctgtcagtttcACTTCACTGCCTGgcaaaattatggagaaaattattctggtagttattgaaaaacacatgAAGGACAATGTGGTCACTGGCCACAGCCAAGGCGGGTTCATGAGGGTAAGGTCCTGcttaatgaacttaatttccttttatgacaaggtcacccatctagttgaccaagggaagccagttgatgtaatctttttggattccagtaaagcttttgatactgtttctcacagtatccttctggacaaaatgtccagcatacagctagataaaaacataatgTGATaggtgaacaattggctgatggatCAGGCTCGAAGAGTTATaagtaaatggggttacatcagacTGGTggccggtcactagtggggtcccaCAGGGCTCCATTTGGGGGCCAGTTCTctgtaatgttttcataaatgagttggatgtaggactagaaggtgtaATGAGTAAGTTTccagatgatactaaattgggaggagctgttgactacatcaagggtagagaggccttgcagagagatctggacaaactagagagctgggcaatcaccaacaatacgaagtttaacaagagcaactGCCAGCGTCAGCACCTGGGAAGAGGCAACCCTGGGTATTGTACAGACTcggggatgagaggctggagagcactCCTGCAAAAAAGGGATCTGGGGCGTGTGGTTGATGGCACTGaatgagtcagcagtgtgccgtggcagccaggagggccaagaacaccctggggtgcatcaggcactgATGGCTGGTTAAGGAAAGGATTGTCCCACTCCACTCTGGAGCTTTCGAGGCCTCACTCTGAGTACAGTTTATAGTCTGGGGCatcaaaatataagaaattcaTAAAACTAttagtgtccaaaggagggttacaaagatggtgaagggtctggaggacaagatgtatgaggagcggctgaggtcccttggtttgttcagcccagagcagagcaggctgaggggaggcctcatggcggcctgcagctccctcacgaggggagcagaggggcaggcgctgagctctgctctctggggacagcgacaggacccgagggaatggcatggggctgggacaggggagggtcaggctgggggttaggaaAAGACTCTGTACCGAgggggtggtcgggcactggggcaggctccccagggcagtggtcacagcaccgagctgccagagttcaggaagcatttggacaatgctctcagacacatggtttggtttttggggggtcctgtgtggagccaggagttagactcagtgatccttgtgggccccttccaactcaggatgctgtatgatcctatgatttttaagctgtttactttttcaaaatactcatttgaaatttttaattcttgtaaAATATAACTTTATAATGAATCTGtctcaaaaaaaatgcagttactgTTTCAGGTTGCTTTATCATATAGTGATGTTGtcccttttcttaaaaacaaaccaaaaaaaatttaTAATCTAAAGGATAAAAAATGTTGCAATAGCAGGAAAAgttataagaataaaaaaataataattaaaaaaaaaatccaacgacctgcaaataaaataactcAGCATTTCACCTGGTGTTTTATCACAAAAATGCCCTGCTCTATATAGTCCAAGGTGACTGTTTGCACTCTTACACCTGCCGTTCTCTTCAAGAGGTGTGCtttagctttctgttttttaaattaatttccttaaaGTTGCTGTGGTGCTTGACTGTAGTGgatccctccctgcccctctgctttTCCCTCAGTCTCTGCTGCCTGAGCCCTTGTTGAATAGTGGGGGctggaaaaagcagagctggagagctTAGAGAGGAaatggggtgggagggaagaaaggccTGTCCTCACTGTGACTGAGAGGCTCAGTAAAATCTCTCCCCCTGAAATACTGATGGATAAGCTTGCAAGTGACCTGTATAAATAACAGGCACTCCCGGCTGACTCTCTTTTTGGCACCTTACCTGCTTGTTGGCTTTCAGGACTGCTCTCAGGGTTGCTATCTGCTCCCGCTTGGTACTCAGGAGGGATTTCAGCTTCAGTATCTCTTCCATTAAGGCCTCCTTGTCTTTGTCAATCATGGGCGCCAGCTCCCGAGCTGCAGCACGCTGGCGTGACAGCTGCAATGACCGATCTACAGCCTTCTGCAAGTGCTTGATTTGGTCCCTTATTATGGCATTGAGGTTGTAGATGTTCATCGGCTCTTTGCGAATGTCACTGGTATCGGAgacaggggaggaaggaggggctGTGATGACAGGGGAAATTGTAGGTGTTTTAGTTGGGCTCTGCTCCTTGCCAGGCTCCACAGCCTCTTTTGTCACCTGCTCGGTTGGGGTCCTGGCTTCTACGGGTGATGCCATTCCCCTTCTGGCAAGTCGCGGGGAAAGGAGACCTCGAGGGTCATCTGGTCCTTTCAGGCTGCCGCTGCGGGTGACTCTGCTTTGCCTGTAATAGTCCAACATAACCCTGTTTGGTGTCTCGTTGTTGCACAGGCAGACATGATGGTAGAGCTGAGCCAGTTCCTCACTAAACGTCACCAGCTCATCCTGGGCGGTGTTGAGGGTATTGTGGTTTTCATTCGCTATGCTTGTCATCCTTTGTAATTCCTTTTCCATGTGGACCATTTTTTCCTGGCTCTCCTTGGTCGACTTCTCCAGGGTTGTCACCTGTTCATCATATGTCTGGATTCTGCTCTCATACTTGGCCTTCTCTTCAGTGTAGTTTTCCACgtatttattgtatttctcctttaaggctttgatttctgctttaAGGTCTATCACCTCTGTAACAGCTACTTTGTATTTACATTCTAGAATCTCCAAGCCATTGATGTCCACTTCATAGTCATGTGCTTCCTCGCCAGGATCTCGGCCCTTCTCACAGTCATGCTCTGCTTTTAGCTCCTTGTTGCTTTGCAGCCCCCTCATGGCATTGACGTGTTCCGTGAGCCTGTGGACTCGCTCATGTTGCTCGGTCAGGGCTCCCTTCGTGTGCTCCAGCTGCGTCTGAGACTCTTGTAGGTTGGCCAGGAGAATGgccttctctctctccacctGCAACAGAGTCAAAGTTAGACACCTGGCATCTGATCCTACCCGTGCTTTTCTGTTGAACACCTAACTCTGCCAATCATGTTCACCACTTCCACTCCCCCACTCTGCATATGCAACCTGAGGGCTTCCAAAAGATTCTACCCATATACCCCTAAGCCATGAAATTAAGTCAAAGAGATATGTGCAACTTGTAGAGGATTATGAAGTCCCAACTTCTGCTGCCATATGCAGTATCTCACACATTGCCCACTGAAGAATTAGTGCCCAAGCACTAAGTGCATAGTTAGCTAGCGTGATGATACTGGATTTATCAAGACATATGTTCCCTGAATTTTATAGGCATAACTGCATCACTGTCAACTACAACATGTTACACTGATACATACATATTTCCCAGTGGAGTTTAAATTCACATTTCCTGTGAATAGCTTTACCATCCtccacaatttttatttatatctttgGACTGTTGCAAATTTTCATAAAGAAGGGCTTGATTACTGAATGCAAATACAGTAAACAAATGGCTGTGTACATTTCCACAGATTAGATCAAATAACCCACCATCTGTGAATACAACACAGATCAGGAGCCTGAGCACATGCAGCTCCTAGGaagccccatccccagcacttcaaggaaagcaaaatccaTCCTTTTaagaataatacagaaaaagtgGCATTTGCAGTACAATTAACAAACCACTGGTTCTGACCTATTAAGTTCCTTTCTGAATAGCCACAGAGAAATGTGGATGTTGAGAAGTGGAAGAGGTCCTAGAGGACTCTTCTTGAAGTTTTTAAGCACAGCATCTTAAAGCAAGCGAACAAGAAAAATCTATCTGCTCAGATATTCACTGCTCATAACACCCCTGAATGATTCTCATTTCAAATTTTAGTGTAATGTtccaacttttttcttctttgccttcaTCCTGTTCTGAGCTGTGAATTgggaagcagaggaaggcaCAGGGACATGGCATGATTCTCGCTCTCATGGCCTTTGCAGCAGGATCTGGAGCCTATCAGGCTGACTGCTCTTACTCTCCCTCTGCTGCAGTATCTCAGCCCAGTATTTACACGTGCAAAGACATCATGTTCCACACTCCCACTGTGCGTGGCTGAATTACTAATTCAGAGAATTCAAAGCTGTCAGTTCTGAAAGACCCTTCAAAAAAGCATTGCCTTCCCTATCAGCATCCCCCAGGTAGTGTTTGGAACAGTCAAAGCAGCCACAATGAAACTcactgatggaaaagaaaagccttttagAGACTTCGAGCTTATTAATGTTGTCTCACAAAATGTTTGAAGCAGTGGTTCAGACTCCTGTTATCTCATAACGGGGCTTCTGAGCAGTAGCTGCTGCTCAGAAATAGTAAGGTTACTAAGGCATATGATGATCCCCTGGCTTAACAGAAAGGCTTTCAAAACATTGCCTCAATTACAACTTGCAGTCGATTGCCGGCAAAGACCGtaagattaaaaatagaagCCATGTTAAAAACATCTAAATAGTCGACCTAGTTTTCTTGTGTGCAGGTGACTGATgactcatgaaaaaaaaaaatcatcattattTTATGACCCAAGAAGCATCTGTCTCCTTAAATATAGGAAGCTCCATTTAGGCACTACATAGCCTGTGCTGTAATGCAGAAGAGGACAGCTGAATGCAACAAGTACGCTGGTACAACTGTTCCCCAGTTGCCATCCCAGTCTGCCTTTAGCCTGTCGTGCAGCTCACCACCGGTGTCATCCCACTCTTGTTGAGCATCTGGTTTACtgagagaaaacacaaaacagcacaaTCCTCCCTCCTACCAAGCCACCTTCTTAAACGGCGATGGCTCTGTGCAGATTTCCCTGCCAGGCCTATCCTGGGGACCAACACAGAGCTAccagcaaaagcattttcattatCTTCCCTATGAATTTTCCGCTGGGTAGCCTGCCTGAGGTCTGCTCTCCCTGGCAGCTCTCAGCTGAACTCTAGTTGCTACCACCTGGCACAGCAGGCTGAAGTGTTAATTACATTATCCTCACCAGCTAATGGAGGTATTTATTCCTTCAGCCTGGTAAGGTGAGATACATGTGAGCTTCTGGTAATTTAAAGGACCATCTCACCTTATGGTGAGAAGCGTGGATAATGATGCACACACCAAAGACAGCTGGCTTTTTAAAGTATGTGCGCCCACATGTGTGGGTATGTTCACATGGAAGCAGGCAATTAACAGACTCCACCAGTGTAAAAATTAACAGCCAAAGAGTTTTTccttacataaaaaaaaaaaaacacttggtgCTAAAGAAGTACTGTGTTTCAGTGTCTGCTTAAATTTATCAGACAGAATCCTACCAGATTATTGACCTCAGCTGTCATATTctataatgaagaaaaactgcaaCAGAGCTAATAGGGATCTTTATgatcatttttctgctgaacaTAAATGGGGTCTGGAAACAAATACTTCTCTCAAATAGAAAGCATTATTTCTagagaaaacattcaaatttaAAGCCCATACACCATCTTGTACAGTaggtaaaatgaaatacatggaTCTACTGAATTTCACTCATTCTAGTCCAGTAATTATGGGTGACATTAATCCACTTCTGTTTGAAGATAAATACGTGCTCATACTTCCAAGGATAAAAAATGAAGCTCCAACTGAGCCCACAGTGCACCTTCTGAATATTAACAGCTCTGCTGTTTCTAAGGATAGTAGTTATATTTATTGTTCTAGACAACAGTCTTTTATTCCACACAGAACAAACATTTGGGAATAGGCTGCTCTTCttccatctgtttttgtttgtttgtttttgttttgtttttgtgatgaAATTAGTAGCTGTGGAAAGGATCCTTGTCattatcttaaaatgaaaataaaagcaattcaATAGTGTTTGTACCCATTTTTAAGGgtatccttccttcctttcaaagATTTCAGTTTGAGAAGTTTTCCTCCccaatttattttatagtttGCACTTATGGAAGCCAATTATAGCATTgatatttcattcatttttcttttttttttttttaaacataacatGAGAATATCAGTGAACAATTCCTGGTGAGACtggaataaatgaaaagaagaacTCCTCAAACACATCATTTTTGTCAGAGAGTAACAGGCAGTTGGAGGAGTGTCAGAATCTGGGCTGACtgacactttcttttttaaaagaaagcttaatCTAACTTTTATAATGTTGGCCTTGGGAAtagggaaagcagcaggaagagaggAGTCCTAGGCTTTAAAACTGGGATGGATAATTCTTCCCACTGGACAAGAAACgtgaaagcagaacagaaagcctTGAGCAAATGGAATTGAGAATTCTCATCAAAACATTTGTTACCTAGTGGATTTAAAAGATGGGAAGTGGTCACTTGCAGTTGAACCTCTTCTAGGGACCAGCACAGATCACAGAGCATTAGCATCCCAAAGTTGAAAAAGGATCTTTTATCTGTCATGCTAACTTTTTTGGTGCAGACTTCTTTTTGAGATTGAAGACTAAAAAAACTAgccacacacatgcacaaaatgGCAAATCCAAAGTTTGATTCTCTCGAAAAAGAAGCCCACTGTCCTATAGACATGAAAATGCTTCCTAAAGAGAAGGTCAGttccttcagcagctctgtcaTAGTAGAAACCTCTTCTGAGTAAAGAAGAGGAGCATGTACCAAATATTGAGATATGACTGTATGAACACCACATGGCAAAGACactgctgaggagaaaaaatccAATTTTGCTGAAGAATTACCTTTTGTCAGCTTGAACCCAATTAAATCTCCCTCTTACCATGAGGAAAAACTTTTGATGGAATTTTTCACAGTTAATTCGTGTGACCCAAGGTGAGCTGATACAATGAAACAGAGAAGatgattgctttaaaaagagtACACATCAGCAGTTGGTAGTAAGCCTTCCCAGTATCTAAAGAAATCAGGTTTTCAGCTTGGTATAGTCTCCCTTTTTCAAACCTTTTAACATCACTAGAATACTAAACAACAATGGAGGCTATTTCCATGAGCTGCTGAGGCCCAAAGAAGCCACTGTGACCAAAAAAATGGTTAGATTTATCTTCTAGGGTCCTTCTAGAGTCCTAGGATGGACAGCTAGTGGCTAGTGACTGTCAGAAGTCTGACTCCTTGTTTAAGAAGTGTAAAAGAAGTAATGTTAAAATCAGAGATGATAAAAATGCAATATCTTGCAATATCTTTCAAGTAGAAGTTTCCTGATTCAACAAGTTCAATATTgaataaaatcaagaaaagaCTTAGCCAAACAACCCTGTTTTTTGATTTCCAAACAGCTTTCACTTCATATTTCTATTACACTTCATTGTAAATTATGCTTGAAAACAGTTAAactgtatattaaaatatgaacatatcaaagcatgttttttctgaagttgggtattttttcttaacattgtatttctgaataaaatcaCAACTTGCATTTAATATGTATGTAGAAGCAAAATATACAtgctgtttctattttaatacTGGAAGAGTCTCTACCagaatttttcacagaaataaaattgcaaatttcaagcttttctggttaaaatatatatatattctgcatCAAAGTTAACTGCACTAGATGCCATTAGCATATTCCTTTTGTAGCTCAGATGAAAACTTCCCACGGTGAGTTTGGTgattaagtaaataaaacaattaacaCTTCAGCAAATACAGGACAAACTCATAGAGATTTGTTGTTCTCCAGCAAGAGCTGAAAATTGGGTTTGCTCGACTTTACCTTCAAATCTTACTTTGGGAGAGACCCTCTTTGTCAGCCCACAGCTAGAAAATGCTGGATGTTTCTTTGAAGGTGCCAAAAGCTTTCAAGCTCTTTTGGCAGAGCAGATGCTCAACAGCTTGGACAGAGGGACCCCTTCACTGTGTTGCACTGTACCCCTTTCTAAGATAATGTCAGCTCTGGGCTATCAGCTTGATATTTAGTTTGTATCACACCCCAAGCTCCTATTCTGGTTATGCCTGGGCTGAGCCTGGATAAATCGAAAATAAATGATCAACATGCACTCACCTATGCATCTGCTGGGACTCCCCACATGGACAAGGCATGACACCTCAGATGCTCTGTGAGCGCACAGGTATTTAGAGGAATGCTTCTCTCCTTTTGTTCTCCTGATTGCATGCTAAGTTTAATGGCAAAAAAACCCTCTGACTTGCAAGGATCAAAATCAAATCTatctgtatttcactttttttttttttcctggataatTTTGGTCATACTGAAGAGGACTTTATTCTACTTGAAACCTCAGGGATATTTCCCATTATTTGACCAGGAAAAGAGAGTCTAGCCACATGCAACTACAGTAACTAAGTCCCTTTCTACTCTTTCCAGTAAACATCAGCTCAGATGATGCTGACTTTGCACAGACAACTATTCTGTCCTCTAAGGTTATTTCTGTCAAAATCTGAATATGGAGAAACACCAAAGTAGAAATACGTGGTCAAGAAGAACATTGGGGGAAGTTGAGGTCAATGCAAAAACTAGCACCAGGGTCCATATGATGTGTGCCCAGAAGTTTTAGGACATTAAATTAAACTCTTACCTGCATAAGTTGCTGCttcagtttctgtatttctgatatGTTGAGCTCACTGAAGAGGTCGGAGACGGGGTGCAGAGATTCTCCTTTCCTACCTGTGGGAGTTCGGTAGTCACCATTGAGTTTCACAAGAGGCCCATGGATATGTCCATTCATTTTGTCATCATTGTTGGGCTCGCTCGCATCCTCTGCAAACTTTAATCCATCTACTGATATATTAATATGGTTATTATACATACTATCATTGAGGTTGATATACTGGGAGAGTTCCTTTCTCAGATTGTTCTTTTGctccctttcattttttaaagtttccaaGGCTTCCTCCAGCTGATGCTCTGCAATCTCCTTCAGCCGGATGGCATCTTCTAGCTGACTGTTAAGCAACACTGTCTCCTCCTCAAATCGTTTAATCTCATGCTTTAAGCCTTCATATTCAACCTGAATTAGACAAGACAAAGAACATTCATAATACTAAAACTTGAGTCATGAAAACCTGCCATTTATCAGCCCTACTGAAATAGGtactacagaaaatataatgtTAAATACCAGGCATTGcctgcagctgcaaagaaatgtCTGCACAGAAAATGAACGTGGAGCTTTCTTTGTTGAATATTCCACTGCACACTTTTTACAGCAGGtgagaaacaggaaatattACACCTTTTCCCAAATAACTTATGACAATAAACAATGTATTTCGTGGAAAGAAACTGGTTAGTAGCAGGTGTGCTGGTAGCCATAGATTTATTAAGAATTACCGTTAGCGGTATATCATGGTACATATAAATCTCAGGTTAATATAGTCTGATTTATTAATTACAAATATTCTGAAGATTATTTCATATCTAAATTCTTACCAGATGTAAAGTCACTCAGGCATGGATACTCTAAAGTACCTTGGTGTCTTAGTAGTGTTCAAAAATACTGATGGAAGGTGCAGAAACTGCAGGAGAGCCTCAACTCTTTTCTGTGTTACATGATCTTCTGCTTtattcaaaaagcatttaattttaaaaattggacACTGGGCTATTCACACAATCACTTTAAACTCTGAGATGCTTAAACTATAGCTCATTCAGCCACACAGTCCTTGAACTTTGTGTAGGGATGCCATTTTGGAGCATGTGGCAACCTGTTTTTGCCTGAAACACTTCCACCACTGACCCTGCGCTGCTGCACCAGCCTTGGAGGGACTCACGGGTCCTTTGCCTTTGACAGCCCCACACACATTGCAGGATTTTATCAGTTTATTTATGTGCATGTGGGCTGAGGAAATCATCTCTCTTCTTTAAAGGCGGCTCCAACATCTCCCACAATAAGGAGATAACTGCAGTACTCTCTATTGCACCTAAAGAGAAGCAAAGCCTAGGGAAACCCATTCTAGCCTGAAACCAGTTGCTCAGCAATGTATAGACAGTGCAGAAGTTCCCCAGTGAGGCATATCTTCCCTTGCTGGCcctcttcatcttccttttcactgctagaaaatcccacagaaatgaaaaggaagactgGTAAAAATGTCTCCTAGTAAAAATGATCATACTttgatttttagtttaattCTAGGCATGTTAGTCACCCaccttttcatttctaaatgccAAAAATTCCCTGTATTGGGTGAAATAATTTGGTGGtttagcaaaggaaaagaaacactgaactTTCATgcttctacaaaaaaaaaaaacttttagttTGAGACATTTCTAATTCAAATGAATATGCATTACTATGTGCAATTTTAAGCCAttgtctaaaatattttttatttgatatatatatatatgtatatttttaaacaaactatAAGATTCTGGTGAATACAGAAACATTAACCGCTCCTTTTGGAGTAGAATGTTAATCAACCTGTCAAAAGTCTTGTACTCATAAGCTTTTGGAAAGGCAAgcttaaaaatcaaagcactaATCTTCAAACccagagaatgaaaaaatattgaacaacAAAGAAAGTTCCCAAGTCGTACTGAgagattttaaacagaaaagaaaaatctatcgTATTTTGAAATTTGCATTTAGGTACCTGGTATATTCTCTGATTGTAGAAAgacatccatttaaaaaaaattattaaatctaATCGAGTAGCTACGTTTACAACTTAAAGACTTggagaggaatgaaaaaaaaaaccaccaaaaatcATAgactttcttccattttaaatcCGTATGAAAATCAGAGTTCTACATAATCTATGCAGTTAACTGTATCATGGATTCTTGCTTACAATATACTTGTAACATATGGTTTTGTAAGTTAAAGTAGTAAAATATAAAACGCTCTTGATATTTTATCTTGTAGATTGAAATTGGTTTTGGAATCACAAGTGCGTGGGTATGTGATATGAAACGACTGATTTTTTATGTCATTCAAAATGTGGCAATGCTTCTTCTCTCCCCAGAGTGCCAGCATTTGATTCCATTAAGAATGAAATACTATGACAAATACAAACACTGgtaaacagattttcttctgggGGAAACCAGGATGGTCCATAAAGGGGTATTTATATTTACTTCTCCTGTGAAGATGCCTCCTATGAGGTTggtgtggaaaaaatatattcctcaAAGGCAGAATTTGCTGGCTTGTTAAATAACTCTGACATAAAGATGATCTGCTAGAAATTCAGAGTGTGAAATAAGGGAATGACACCCACTTGCATTAATTGTGCattctctgcagcactgctccaTTGTTCTACATGCTTCAATTGCATTTGTGCTAGTGGGGTAGAATAGCAAAGACAGATGAAATAGTGCTGCATATTCCTGCTGGAATAAGGCGACCTTGCTAATGGACTGCTGTCAGAAACTGCCAGTCTTGGCTATTTGATAAAA
This is a stretch of genomic DNA from Cygnus atratus isolate AKBS03 ecotype Queensland, Australia chromosome 1, CAtr_DNAZoo_HiC_assembly, whole genome shotgun sequence. It encodes these proteins:
- the BICD1 gene encoding protein bicaudal D homolog 1 isoform X7; this translates as MAAEEVLQGADHYKSEIERLTRELSETTHEKIQAAEYGLVVLEEKLTLKQQYDELEAEYDGLKQELEQLKEAFGQSFSIHRKVAEDGETREETLLQESASKEAYYLGKILEMQNELKQSRAVVTNVQAENERLTAVVQDLKENNEMVELQRIRMKDEIREYKFREARLLQDYTELEEENITLQKLVSTLKQNQVEYEGLKHEIKRFEEETVLLNSQLEDAIRLKEIAEHQLEEALETLKNEREQKNNLRKELSQYINLNDSMYNNHINISVDGLKFAEDASEPNNDDKMNGHIHGPLVKLNGDYRTPTGRKGESLHPVSDLFSELNISEIQKLKQQLMQVEREKAILLANLQESQTQLEHTKGALTEQHERVHRLTEHVNAMRGLQSNKELKAEHDCEKGRDPGEEAHDYEVDINGLEILECKYKVAVTEVIDLKAEIKALKEKYNKYVENYTEEKAKYESRIQTYDEQVTTLEKSTKESQEKMVHMEKELQRMTSIANENHNTLNTAQDELVTFSEELAQLYHHVCLCNNETPNRVMLDYYRQSRVTRSGSLKGPDDPRGLLSPRLARRGMASPVEARTPTEQVTKEAVEPGKEQSPTKTPTISPVITAPPSSPVSDTSDIRKEPMNIYNLNAIIRDQIKHLQKAVDRSLQLSRQRAAARELAPMIDKDKEALMEEILKLKSLLSTKREQIATLRAVLKANKQTAEVALANLKNKYENEKAMVTETMTKLRNELKALKEDAATFSSLRAMFATRFIVGRVRVVP